A genome region from Anaerobaca lacustris includes the following:
- a CDS encoding KpsF/GutQ family sugar-phosphate isomerase: protein MKTDELHSTVEFDLDYARTVIGAEAEAIAAMAPIVDESFARAVAMIYHCTGSCIVSGIGKAGIIGRKISATLASTGTPSHFLHPAEAVHGDLGRLRPNDIVIVLSYGGETDEIIRLINLVKQLQIRLIAVTGDWDSTLSRYSDVVLCMGKVHEACPLGVAPSVSTTCMLALGDALAFTVMKARKFRVEDYVRFHPGGSLGRTLMTVEQSMMFQPGEKLPLARIDDTVAAMLAATRDVKRHGAVMVVDGDGRLAGIVTDGDLRRLVTQEGAAGFERRVGDVMTAGCKRIRADALAAEATALFHKYRIDELPVVDGEDRPLGLIDVQDIVTIKVVG from the coding sequence ATGAAAACTGACGAACTTCATAGTACCGTGGAATTCGACCTGGATTACGCCCGGACGGTGATCGGCGCCGAGGCCGAGGCGATTGCGGCGATGGCGCCGATTGTGGACGAGTCGTTCGCGCGCGCCGTCGCGATGATCTATCATTGCACCGGCTCGTGCATCGTCAGCGGGATCGGCAAGGCGGGGATCATCGGGCGCAAGATCAGCGCCACGCTGGCCTCGACGGGGACGCCGAGCCATTTTCTTCATCCGGCCGAGGCCGTCCACGGCGATCTGGGCCGGCTGCGGCCGAACGACATCGTGATCGTGCTCAGCTACGGCGGCGAGACCGACGAGATCATTCGCCTGATCAACCTGGTCAAACAGCTTCAGATCCGCCTGATCGCCGTGACCGGCGACTGGGATTCGACGTTGAGCCGGTACAGCGACGTGGTCCTGTGCATGGGCAAGGTCCATGAGGCCTGCCCGCTCGGGGTCGCGCCCAGCGTTTCGACGACCTGCATGCTGGCGCTCGGCGATGCGCTGGCGTTCACCGTGATGAAGGCGCGGAAGTTTCGCGTCGAGGATTACGTTCGGTTCCATCCGGGCGGCTCGCTCGGCCGCACGCTGATGACGGTCGAGCAGTCGATGATGTTTCAGCCGGGTGAGAAGCTTCCCCTGGCGCGCATCGACGACACGGTCGCGGCGATGCTGGCGGCGACCCGCGACGTGAAACGCCACGGCGCGGTGATGGTGGTCGATGGCGACGGTCGCCTGGCCGGGATCGTCACCGACGGCGACCTGCGACGGCTCGTGACCCAGGAGGGGGCCGCCGGCTTCGAACGCCGCGTCGGCGACGTGATGACCGCCGGATGCAAACGGATTCGAGCCGATGCCCTCGCCGCCGAGGCCACGGCCCTCTTCCACAAGTACCGCATCGACGAGCTGCCCGTGGTGGACGGCGAGGACCGCCCCCTCGGACTGATCGACGTGCAGGACATCGTGACGATCAAGGTGGTGGGATGA
- a CDS encoding nucleotidyltransferase, whose product MSDLLSLLRRVSQAGIEFVIVGGFAGIVHGCTYVTQDIDICCVFAPDRLLALQGALAEVHPVHRMTPGRKPLELTAESAGLFSNLYLDTDLGRLDCLSTIEGLGDFAQVKAASEPVEVEGMCLNVLTLDALIRTRQALNRPRDREALKQLQALRALKEGGVEESP is encoded by the coding sequence ATGAGCGATCTGCTGAGTCTGCTGCGGCGGGTCTCGCAGGCGGGGATCGAGTTCGTCATCGTGGGCGGCTTTGCGGGGATCGTGCACGGCTGCACGTACGTGACCCAGGACATCGACATCTGCTGTGTGTTCGCCCCCGACAGACTGCTGGCCTTGCAGGGGGCCCTCGCTGAGGTGCATCCGGTCCACCGCATGACGCCCGGGCGCAAGCCCCTGGAACTGACCGCCGAGAGCGCAGGGCTGTTCAGCAATCTCTATCTCGATACCGACCTCGGCCGCCTCGATTGCCTCAGTACCATCGAAGGGTTGGGAGACTTCGCCCAGGTCAAGGCGGCCAGCGAACCCGTCGAGGTCGAAGGCATGTGCCTGAACGTTCTGACGCTCGACGCCCTGATCCGGACGAGGCAGGCCCTCAACCGCCCCCGCGACCGCGAAGCCCTCAAACAGCTTCAGGCCCTCCGCGCTCTCAAAGAGGGAGGTGTGGAAGAATCCCCCTGA
- a CDS encoding PTS sugar transporter subunit IIA, protein MKFADFVCFEATIPALQAQDRNGVITELVASLVKAGKLSAKSAAEIAKAVIKREDEASTGMGKGVAVPHVKHAAAKDVIAVIGQTDTGIDFAALDEQPVYSVILLISPVDNADRHLQAMENLFRHLQKEKFRKFLRQCRAPEACEDLLKEADENPSW, encoded by the coding sequence ATGAAGTTTGCAGACTTTGTGTGTTTTGAGGCAACGATCCCTGCCTTGCAGGCCCAGGATCGAAATGGGGTCATCACGGAACTGGTTGCCTCGCTGGTCAAGGCGGGGAAGCTGTCGGCCAAATCGGCCGCCGAGATCGCCAAGGCGGTGATCAAGAGGGAAGACGAGGCCAGCACGGGGATGGGCAAAGGCGTGGCCGTTCCTCACGTCAAGCATGCAGCGGCCAAGGACGTCATCGCGGTGATCGGGCAGACCGACACGGGCATCGATTTCGCTGCCCTGGACGAGCAGCCGGTGTACTCGGTGATTCTGCTGATCAGCCCCGTGGACAACGCCGATCGGCACCTGCAGGCGATGGAGAACCTCTTCCGCCACCTGCAGAAGGAGAAGTTCCGCAAGTTCCTGCGGCAGTGCCGGGCGCCGGAGGCGTGCGAGGACTTGCTGAAGGAAGCCGATGAGAACCCTTCGTGGTGA
- a CDS encoding TIGR03936 family radical SAM-associated protein: MTDATAAVRFAIGGLLRFLSHAETLRVFERACVRAGVPVKYSQGFNPHPKLSLPLPRPVGVASDDELLVLRVFDAGGIPVEDGPDGARRAWQTRTKEALNEALPSGIEIHSVATMKSSASFRPESARYVFNLGRADGREDLGALRERIHDIMARDRLEVERAAPRRQGRRVDIRPFLNAVELQETRAIVECGISDAGSVRVDELMPLLQLTPQDLDGPVRRRDVVWTIT; encoded by the coding sequence GTGACGGATGCGACGGCGGCGGTGCGGTTTGCGATCGGAGGCCTGCTGCGGTTCCTCTCGCATGCCGAGACGTTGCGGGTCTTTGAGCGGGCCTGCGTGCGTGCCGGCGTGCCCGTCAAGTACTCGCAGGGGTTCAATCCGCATCCGAAGCTGTCTCTGCCGCTGCCGCGGCCGGTCGGGGTGGCGTCGGACGACGAGCTTCTGGTCCTGAGGGTGTTCGACGCCGGCGGAATCCCCGTCGAGGACGGCCCGGACGGGGCGCGCCGCGCGTGGCAGACCCGGACGAAGGAGGCCTTGAACGAGGCGCTTCCGAGCGGCATCGAGATCCATTCGGTTGCGACGATGAAGTCGAGCGCATCGTTTCGGCCGGAGTCGGCGCGGTATGTCTTCAACCTCGGCCGTGCGGACGGCCGTGAGGACCTTGGCGCCTTGCGAGAGAGAATCCACGATATTATGGCCCGCGACCGCCTGGAGGTGGAACGGGCAGCGCCGCGGCGCCAGGGACGCCGGGTGGACATCCGGCCGTTTCTGAACGCCGTGGAGCTGCAGGAGACTCGGGCCATTGTCGAGTGCGGCATCAGCGACGCCGGCTCCGTCCGGGTCGATGAGCTGATGCCACTGCTGCAACTGACGCCGCAGGACCTCGACGGGCCCGTGCGGCGTCGCGACGTCGTATGGACGATCACATGA
- a CDS encoding Rne/Rng family ribonuclease, whose product MSREMLINVAEREECRVAVVENGSLEELYVERASVGAHVGNIYKGRVVNIESGIQAAFIDIGIDRNGFLHISDVHPRYFPNMKSNVLENIGRRQALKDRPPMQNCLRRGQELVVQVTKEGLKTKGPTLSTYLALPGKHLVMMPWMKGYGISHKIEDEQERKRLAEVFDESGSPKGTGYIIRTAGQGASKRDIQNDLRYLKRLWHAVQTRIDSEKAPGDIYQESDLVIRALRDVLNTKVTKIVCDSDSTVRKIKDFLSIAMPRLKPKLMHYDGKIPLFHKYQIEGEIAKVQSRSVELKCGGSIVIEQTEALVSIDVNSGRHRKQEGAEQTAFESNMEAAVEIARQLRLRDLGGLIVCDFIDMRSQKHRKEVERAFREAVRTDRARAKILRISRFGVIEMTRQRMRPSLHLSTYLACPHCAGTGFVKSHESLALEIIRLLNLAVSQEHIKRIELSVSPEVADYLQNEKRTAIAQIEQLAEKRVIIHSSPDCVGEERQLICYNERGGEVKL is encoded by the coding sequence ATGTCACGAGAGATGCTAATCAACGTTGCCGAGCGAGAGGAGTGCCGGGTGGCCGTGGTGGAAAACGGCTCGCTCGAAGAACTCTACGTGGAACGCGCCAGCGTCGGCGCCCACGTCGGCAATATCTACAAAGGGCGGGTCGTCAACATCGAGTCCGGAATCCAGGCCGCCTTCATCGACATCGGGATCGATCGAAACGGCTTTCTCCATATCTCCGACGTGCACCCCCGGTACTTTCCCAACATGAAGAGCAACGTGCTCGAAAACATCGGACGGCGCCAGGCCCTCAAGGACCGGCCCCCGATGCAGAACTGCCTGCGAAGGGGCCAGGAGCTGGTCGTCCAGGTGACCAAGGAAGGTCTCAAGACGAAGGGGCCGACGCTGAGCACGTACCTGGCGCTGCCGGGCAAGCACCTGGTGATGATGCCGTGGATGAAGGGGTATGGCATCTCGCACAAGATCGAGGACGAGCAGGAGCGCAAGCGTCTGGCGGAGGTGTTCGACGAAAGCGGCTCGCCCAAGGGGACGGGCTACATCATCCGCACCGCCGGACAGGGGGCGTCGAAACGCGACATTCAGAACGACCTGAGATATCTCAAGCGACTCTGGCATGCCGTGCAGACGCGCATCGACAGCGAAAAGGCGCCGGGCGATATCTACCAGGAATCCGACCTGGTCATTCGGGCCCTGCGGGACGTGCTGAACACGAAGGTCACCAAGATCGTCTGTGACTCGGACAGCACCGTCCGAAAGATCAAGGACTTCCTGTCGATCGCGATGCCGCGGCTGAAACCGAAACTGATGCACTACGACGGGAAGATTCCCCTGTTCCACAAGTACCAGATCGAGGGCGAGATCGCCAAGGTCCAGTCTCGCTCGGTCGAGTTGAAGTGCGGCGGTTCGATCGTGATCGAGCAGACCGAGGCGCTGGTCTCGATCGACGTCAACAGCGGGCGCCATCGCAAGCAGGAAGGCGCCGAGCAGACGGCGTTCGAGAGCAACATGGAGGCGGCCGTCGAGATCGCCCGGCAACTGCGGCTGCGCGACCTCGGGGGGCTGATCGTCTGCGACTTCATCGACATGCGCAGCCAGAAGCACCGCAAGGAGGTCGAGCGCGCCTTCCGCGAGGCGGTCCGGACGGACCGGGCCCGCGCCAAGATCCTGCGGATCAGCCGGTTCGGCGTCATCGAGATGACCCGCCAGCGGATGCGACCGTCGCTGCATCTGAGCACGTATCTGGCCTGCCCGCATTGCGCCGGGACCGGCTTCGTCAAGAGCCATGAGTCGCTGGCCCTGGAGATCATTCGCCTGTTGAATCTGGCGGTCTCGCAGGAGCACATCAAACGGATCGAGCTGTCCGTCTCGCCGGAGGTCGCCGACTACCTGCAAAACGAGAAACGGACTGCCATCGCCCAGATCGAGCAGCTTGCCGAGAAACGCGTCATCATCCATTCCTCGCCCGATTGCGTCGGCGAAGAGCGCCAGCTCATCTGCTACAACGAACGAGGCGGCGAAGTGAAATTGTAA
- a CDS encoding DUF502 domain-containing protein — MGITKRFKSYFLRGLAVLLPTLLTIWILVWGYGVIKANVSIYINRGLVWLILQFQGEHGLTREDLTRIFVDGMAGSAVGFFIALLVVFVVGALLASVVGRALWRLVEVFIMSTPILRRVYPYVKQVTDFVLTQEEKQKMFSRVVAVEYPRKGIWSIGFVTGSGLTKITQSVQKEFLTVLIPNSPTPITGYVIVVPKEQTIALEMTIEEAFRFAISAGVIVPDRQEAVALPRAYTERLPEP; from the coding sequence ATGGGCATAACCAAACGATTCAAGAGCTACTTCCTCCGCGGGTTGGCGGTGCTGCTGCCGACGTTGCTGACGATCTGGATCCTTGTGTGGGGCTACGGCGTCATCAAGGCGAACGTGAGCATCTATATCAACCGTGGTCTGGTCTGGCTGATCCTGCAGTTTCAGGGCGAGCATGGCCTGACGCGCGAGGACCTGACGCGGATCTTCGTCGATGGCATGGCGGGCTCGGCGGTGGGGTTCTTCATCGCTCTGCTGGTGGTCTTCGTCGTGGGGGCGCTGCTGGCCAGCGTGGTGGGCCGGGCTCTGTGGCGTCTCGTGGAGGTGTTCATCATGAGCACGCCGATCCTGCGGCGGGTGTACCCGTACGTCAAGCAAGTGACGGATTTCGTGCTGACGCAGGAGGAGAAGCAGAAGATGTTCTCGCGGGTGGTGGCCGTGGAGTATCCTCGCAAGGGCATCTGGTCGATCGGGTTCGTGACGGGATCGGGGCTGACGAAGATCACGCAAAGCGTGCAGAAGGAGTTCCTGACGGTGCTGATTCCGAATTCTCCGACGCCGATCACCGGGTATGTCATCGTGGTGCCGAAGGAGCAGACGATCGCCCTGGAGATGACGATCGAGGAGGCGTTCCGGTTCGCCATCAGCGCCGGCGTGATCGTCCCGGACCGCCAGGAGGCGGTCGCGCTGCCGCGGGCGTATACGGAACGGCTCCCGGAGCCGTAA
- the ptsP gene encoding phosphoenolpyruvate--protein phosphotransferase — MEIKKGIAVSPGVSIGRCLILDSEDYRIPRRQIEPSQRMIEVQRARNAFGDAVRELSELERAQERVGGGRIKDIFAVHLRFLRDRSLRRQITDVIQEESVTAEYAVASVLRQFAARFTEVQDSYISERAADIYDIERRLLRHLLGDKREDLGRLREEVVVVARELSPTQTAGFNKAFVKGIASDAGGRTSHAAIVARSLGIPAVVALEDLTEIVSGGDSVIVDGNRGLVIVNPDVETLEQYEAYSREFVALEHKLDAIREKPAVTRDGVKITLLGNIEFPDEAEGVIEKGGEGIGLYRTEFLYLNRPTEPSEEEHYRAYAQTLHLCGDRPVVIRTVDLGADKYTQSKRFAPEPNPFLGLRSIRFCLQNLTMFKTQFRAILRASVLGQVKIMFPLITSIQELMQAKMILHDVMEDLDEEGIAYRRDIEVGIMVETPAAALTGSTLARDSDFFSIGTNDLTQYTLAVDRGNEQVSTLYSPADPAVLRLVRTVIQDAYKAQIDLSVCGEMASEPEYVMVLLGLGVRTLSLSAPLIPEVKQIIRCVTMEDCHLLTRKVLGMNSERQISNYLRNAARKVLPEAF, encoded by the coding sequence ATGGAAATCAAGAAGGGAATTGCCGTTTCGCCGGGCGTATCGATCGGTCGGTGTCTCATCCTCGATTCGGAGGACTACCGGATTCCCCGGCGGCAGATCGAGCCGTCGCAGCGGATGATCGAAGTGCAACGCGCCCGCAACGCGTTCGGCGATGCAGTCCGGGAGCTCAGCGAGCTGGAGCGGGCGCAGGAGCGCGTCGGCGGCGGGCGCATCAAGGACATCTTCGCGGTGCACCTGCGTTTTCTGCGCGACCGGAGTCTGCGGCGTCAGATCACCGACGTGATTCAGGAGGAATCCGTCACGGCCGAGTACGCCGTCGCGTCGGTCCTTCGTCAGTTCGCCGCACGATTTACCGAGGTCCAGGACAGCTACATCAGCGAGCGCGCCGCCGACATCTACGACATCGAACGGCGTCTGCTGCGCCACCTGCTCGGCGACAAGCGGGAGGACCTCGGCCGGCTGCGGGAAGAGGTCGTCGTCGTGGCGCGGGAGCTGAGCCCGACGCAGACGGCCGGGTTCAACAAGGCGTTCGTCAAGGGCATTGCCTCCGACGCCGGCGGCCGCACCAGCCACGCGGCCATCGTGGCCCGCTCGCTGGGCATCCCGGCCGTCGTGGCCCTGGAGGACCTGACCGAGATCGTCAGCGGCGGCGATTCCGTCATTGTCGACGGCAACCGCGGTCTGGTGATCGTCAATCCCGACGTCGAAACGCTCGAACAGTACGAGGCGTACTCGCGAGAGTTCGTCGCCCTCGAACACAAGCTCGACGCGATCCGCGAGAAGCCGGCGGTGACGCGCGACGGCGTGAAGATCACGCTGCTGGGCAACATCGAGTTTCCCGACGAGGCCGAAGGCGTGATCGAAAAGGGCGGCGAGGGGATCGGCCTGTACCGCACCGAGTTCCTCTACCTGAACCGGCCCACCGAGCCGTCGGAGGAGGAGCATTACCGCGCGTACGCGCAGACCCTGCACCTCTGCGGGGACCGGCCCGTGGTGATTCGCACGGTGGACCTCGGCGCCGACAAGTACACGCAGAGCAAGCGCTTCGCGCCGGAGCCCAATCCGTTTCTCGGGCTGCGTTCCATCCGGTTCTGCCTTCAGAATCTCACGATGTTCAAGACGCAGTTCCGCGCGATCCTCCGCGCGTCGGTTCTCGGGCAGGTCAAGATCATGTTCCCGCTGATCACGAGCATCCAGGAGCTGATGCAGGCGAAGATGATCCTGCACGACGTGATGGAGGACCTGGATGAGGAGGGGATCGCGTACCGTCGGGACATCGAGGTGGGCATCATGGTCGAGACGCCGGCGGCGGCCCTGACGGGTTCGACGCTGGCGCGCGATTCGGACTTCTTCAGCATCGGCACCAACGATCTGACGCAGTACACGCTGGCGGTGGACCGGGGCAACGAGCAGGTCTCGACGCTGTATTCTCCGGCCGACCCGGCGGTCCTGCGCCTGGTGCGCACGGTGATCCAAGACGCGTACAAGGCCCAGATCGACCTGTCGGTCTGCGGGGAAATGGCGTCGGAGCCGGAGTACGTGATGGTGCTGCTGGGGCTCGGGGTGCGAACCCTGTCGCTGTCGGCCCCGCTGATTCCCGAAGTCAAGCAGATCATCCGATGCGTCACGATGGAGGACTGCCACCTCCTGACGAGAAAGGTGTTGGGCATGAACTCGGAGCGGCAGATCTCGAACTACCTTCGCAACGCCGCGAGAAAGGTTCTGCCTGAGGCGTTCTGA
- a CDS encoding lysylphosphatidylglycerol synthase transmembrane domain-containing protein has translation MPEAQDARRTRHGSLVARIVVATVAIVWVFRGQDWEKLREVLGRLSWAYFALGLAAYIVGQIVVAFRWWLLLRAQSIHIEVLAAVRLYFVGLFYNNVMPSSVGGDLLKAYYVTKHTHRRLEGVLSVAIDRLVGLSGMVLMAVAAYLLFVRGRAIEAPAEQAEGVQQGIAASRGAIFFLFAVLAAATAAVLVHPGLRGRFRRIAGRLRDRGAELFGRFRTALAVYCRKPVTMLAALLLTVAGQSIVVSAFWLLGRNLGIEAGPRYYFVIFPVTWVVAAIPVSIAGLGVLEMGIVTLFVSLAGTTGEAALALAFCQRFVWVLASLPGGMVHLLGGHLPRQFLVDGENGAN, from the coding sequence TTGCCAGAGGCACAGGACGCCAGGAGGACCCGGCACGGATCGCTGGTCGCACGGATCGTCGTCGCGACGGTGGCGATCGTGTGGGTATTCCGAGGCCAGGACTGGGAGAAACTTCGCGAAGTGCTGGGCCGGCTGAGCTGGGCGTACTTCGCGCTGGGCCTGGCGGCGTACATCGTCGGTCAGATCGTGGTGGCGTTTCGTTGGTGGCTTCTGTTGCGGGCCCAGTCGATCCATATCGAGGTCCTGGCGGCGGTGCGGCTGTATTTCGTCGGTCTGTTCTACAACAATGTGATGCCCAGCTCGGTCGGGGGCGACCTTCTGAAGGCCTATTATGTGACCAAACACACGCACCGGAGGCTCGAAGGGGTGCTCAGCGTGGCGATCGACCGGCTCGTCGGTCTGTCGGGCATGGTGCTGATGGCGGTCGCGGCTTACCTGCTGTTCGTGCGGGGTCGGGCCATCGAGGCGCCGGCCGAGCAGGCCGAGGGGGTGCAGCAGGGCATCGCGGCGTCCAGGGGGGCGATTTTCTTCCTTTTCGCGGTTTTGGCGGCGGCCACGGCGGCTGTGCTCGTTCATCCAGGCCTTCGCGGCCGTTTCAGACGCATCGCGGGCCGGCTGCGGGACCGCGGCGCCGAGCTGTTCGGCCGGTTCCGGACGGCGCTGGCGGTCTATTGCCGAAAGCCGGTGACGATGCTGGCGGCGTTGCTTCTGACGGTGGCCGGCCAGAGCATCGTGGTCTCGGCGTTCTGGCTGCTGGGCCGGAATCTCGGGATCGAGGCCGGACCGAGGTACTATTTCGTGATTTTCCCTGTGACGTGGGTCGTTGCGGCGATCCCGGTCAGCATCGCCGGCCTGGGCGTGCTGGAGATGGGCATCGTTACCCTGTTCGTCTCGCTGGCCGGCACGACGGGCGAGGCCGCCCTGGCGCTGGCGTTCTGTCAGCGGTTCGTGTGGGTGCTGGCCTCGCTGCCGGGGGGGATGGTGCACCTTCTGGGCGGGCATCTGCCACGGCAGTTTTTGGTTGACGGCGAAAATGGCGCAAACTAA
- a CDS encoding KdsC family phosphatase, which translates to MTNLDAIELLVLDVDGVLSDGQLVLHGDGSESKCFHTHDGHGIRMWQRAGGKTALLSGRYSEPTQRRADQLEIAHVIQDCHFKLPALQKLLDALHLKPENVAYIGDDLPDLPPIRFVALGIAPANAVDEVKQEADYVTTRPGGQGAVREAIEYILKNSGRWQALMERYLA; encoded by the coding sequence ATGACGAACCTCGATGCGATCGAGTTGCTGGTCCTCGACGTGGACGGCGTGCTGAGCGACGGGCAGTTGGTCCTCCACGGCGACGGCAGCGAGAGCAAGTGTTTCCACACCCACGACGGGCATGGGATTCGCATGTGGCAGCGGGCCGGCGGCAAGACGGCCCTGTTGAGCGGACGCTATTCCGAGCCGACGCAGCGACGAGCCGATCAACTGGAGATCGCCCACGTCATCCAGGACTGCCACTTCAAGCTGCCGGCGTTGCAGAAGCTGCTCGACGCGCTGCATCTGAAGCCGGAGAACGTCGCCTACATTGGCGACGATCTGCCCGATCTGCCGCCGATCCGGTTCGTCGCCCTGGGGATCGCGCCGGCCAACGCCGTCGATGAGGTCAAGCAGGAGGCCGACTACGTCACCACGCGGCCCGGCGGGCAGGGGGCGGTGCGCGAAGCGATCGAGTACATCCTCAAGAACTCCGGCCGATGGCAGGCCCTGATGGAACGATATCTCGCGTAG
- the hpf gene encoding ribosome hibernation-promoting factor, HPF/YfiA family yields MDFKITGKHITITEAMRAYAEEKTSRLPRFYNTVSLVEVVVDGDQTAGKISVEIIARGEHSNVFVATEAAEDAYKGIDAAVHKLEEQLRRKKTKERNNKHTGPWPEPA; encoded by the coding sequence TTGGATTTCAAAATCACGGGCAAACACATCACGATCACCGAGGCGATGAGGGCGTATGCCGAGGAGAAGACGAGCCGCCTGCCGCGGTTCTACAACACGGTCAGTCTGGTCGAGGTCGTCGTGGACGGCGATCAGACGGCGGGCAAGATCAGCGTCGAGATCATCGCCCGGGGCGAGCACAGCAACGTGTTCGTGGCCACCGAAGCGGCCGAAGACGCCTACAAGGGCATCGATGCGGCCGTGCACAAGCTGGAGGAACAACTGCGACGCAAGAAGACCAAGGAGCGAAACAACAAGCACACCGGGCCGTGGCCGGAGCCGGCCTGA
- a CDS encoding HPr family phosphocarrier protein, protein MWAGEGTLDEPVCQTTVQIRSQNGLHLRPAMQFVDLANQYDCEITIGNEKRRGDAKSIMHVIGLAAAAGTRLEITAKGPRAEEAVEVLRAFMERQTFDEEPSEDKK, encoded by the coding sequence ATGTGGGCAGGAGAAGGAACGTTGGACGAGCCGGTGTGTCAGACAACCGTTCAGATCAGGAGCCAAAACGGCCTTCACTTGCGCCCCGCGATGCAGTTCGTGGATCTGGCCAATCAGTACGATTGCGAGATCACGATCGGCAACGAGAAGCGGCGCGGCGACGCCAAGAGCATCATGCACGTCATCGGCCTGGCGGCGGCCGCCGGGACCCGATTGGAGATCACCGCGAAGGGGCCGAGGGCCGAGGAGGCCGTCGAGGTCCTGCGTGCGTTCATGGAGCGGCAGACGTTTGATGAGGAACCGTCCGAGGACAAGAAGTAA